Proteins encoded together in one Desulfuromonadales bacterium window:
- a CDS encoding TfoX/Sxy family protein, translating to MRGADILGAGKNSLRSNICPPLSPNVHSAPAVSHGKQLQHVTAQEKKMMGGLCFMVNDKMCAGVVGETLMARIDPALYEQALARPGAREMDFTGRPMKGFIFVEPEGIDEDADLLYWLQLCHDYNPRAKASRKRKSV from the coding sequence ATGCGCGGCGCAGACATTTTGGGGGCGGGCAAAAACTCGCTTCGCTCAAACATTTGCCCGCCTCTTTCCCCAAATGTCCACTCCGCTCCGGCTGTGTCACACGGGAAGCAACTTCAACATGTGACGGCGCAAGAGAAGAAGATGATGGGCGGGCTCTGCTTCATGGTCAACGACAAGATGTGCGCCGGAGTCGTCGGGGAGACGCTGATGGCGCGCATCGATCCGGCGCTCTACGAGCAGGCTTTAGCCCGCCCGGGGGCGCGGGAGATGGATTTCACCGGCCGGCCGATGAAGGGGTTCATTTTCGTCGAGCCGGAAGGGATCGATGAGGACGCTGATCTGCTGTATTGGCTGCAGCTCTGCCACGACTACAACCCGCGGGCCAAGGCCAGCCGCAAACGGAAATCGGTTTAG